In Vitis riparia cultivar Riparia Gloire de Montpellier isolate 1030 chromosome 19, EGFV_Vit.rip_1.0, whole genome shotgun sequence, the following proteins share a genomic window:
- the LOC117909398 gene encoding peptide methionine sulfoxide reductase A1-like: protein MFNALASSSTSTKATPLLSCFSRPSISLPKKFFLSPSKNPKPSSLLTSMSWLGKLGFGARTPPEPSLDPHSSAIAQGPDDDLPAPGQQFAQFGAGCFWGVELAFQRVSGVTKTEVGYTQGFVHNPTYNDVCSGTTNHSEVVRVQYDPKECGYGALLDVFWARHDPTTLNRQGNDVGTQYRSGIYFYTPEQEKAARESLEQHQKLMNRKIVTEILPAKKFYRAEEYHQQYLEKGGRFGFKQSSEKGCNDPIRCYG from the exons ATGTTCAACGCCTTAGCATCGTCGTCCACCAGCACCAAGGCAACTCCTCTTCTCTCCTGCTTCTCCAGACCTTCAATTTCTCTCCccaaaaaattctttctttctccCTCTAAAAACCCTAAGCCCTCTTCTCTCTTAACTTCCATGAGTTGGCTGGGAAAGCTCGGGTTCGGCGCTCGCACTCCACCGGAGCCCTCCCTGGACCCCCACTCCTCCGCTATCGCCCAGGGACCCGACGACGACCTCCCAGCTCCGGGGCAGCAGTTCGCTCAGTTCGGCGCGGGTTGCTTCTGGGGCGTGGAGCTCGCCTTCCAGCGAGTTTCTGGCGTGACGAAGACGGAGGTGGGGTACACACAAGGCTTTGTGCATAATCCCACCTACAACGACGTCTGCTCCGGCACCACGAACCACTCCGAGGTGGTTAGGGTTCAGTATGATCCCAAGGAGTGTGGGTATGGTGCTTTGCTTGACGTGTTTTGGGCCAGGCATGACCCTACTACCCTAAATCGGCAG GGGAACGATGTGGGAACACAGTATCGGTCGGGAATATACTTCTACACACCAGAGCAAGAGAAGGCAGCAAGAGAATCTTTGGAACAACATCAAAAACTAATGAACAGGAAGATTGTTACTGAGATTCTGCCTGCCAAGAAATTCTACCGAGCAGAGGAATACCACCAGCAGTACCTTGAAAAAGGGGGTCGATTTGGTTTCAAGCAATCTTCTGAGAAAGGCTGCAATGACCCAATCCGATGCTATGGCTAA